From the Deinococcus radiophilus genome, one window contains:
- a CDS encoding Crp/Fnr family transcriptional regulator translates to MSVAEKLRQNPLFAGAGEEAIREVARVAVAYQYAPGEVLLTQDRGGELLHLLTSGAVRISRLGSGQLERTVSELYAPDLVGETALLLGGERSATVTATMPTTTLALHRPHLEVIARRDPTLLWNLASILAQRVCDLNDELIAAGHSTDAALVHVVSGLYAQRLKAGLADAHILPLGYAELMERMATSRETVSRSLKRFQTRGLLSMNDGRLHLLQPDALVAFDPEGD, encoded by the coding sequence ATGTCCGTTGCAGAAAAACTGCGCCAGAACCCACTTTTTGCTGGCGCTGGCGAAGAAGCTATTCGTGAAGTGGCGCGGGTGGCGGTCGCTTACCAGTATGCACCTGGTGAAGTCTTGCTCACGCAGGACCGGGGCGGCGAGCTGCTGCACCTGCTGACCTCCGGCGCAGTCCGTATTTCGCGGTTGGGCAGCGGGCAACTGGAGCGGACGGTCAGTGAACTGTATGCCCCCGACCTGGTGGGCGAGACGGCCCTGCTTCTGGGCGGTGAGCGCAGCGCTACCGTCACTGCCACGATGCCCACCACCACGCTGGCGCTGCACCGTCCTCACCTGGAGGTGATTGCCCGGCGTGACCCCACACTGCTATGGAACCTCGCCAGTATTCTGGCCCAGCGTGTCTGTGATCTGAACGACGAGCTGATCGCTGCGGGCCACTCTACCGACGCCGCACTGGTGCATGTCGTAAGCGGTCTTTACGCACAGCGCCTCAAGGCTGGCCTGGCCGATGCCCACATTCTGCCGCTGGGCTATGCAGAGCTGATGGAGCGCATGGCCACCAGCCGTGAAACCGTGTCACGTTCGCTCAAGCGCTTTCAGACGCGGGGCCTGCTCAGTATGAATGATGGCCGCTTACATCTCCTGCAACCCGATGCCCTGGTCGCCTTTGATCCCGAAGGGGACTGA
- a CDS encoding transglycosylase domain-containing protein: MRRVWLSRILGVLVLACLLAGAGFAALYVMWTRDLPSVQDVDLLALGGETRVYDRKNRLIGVLTPSLSSGALMSGDLLELGEISQPLRKAVVSSEDRRFNTHSGLDIIGIGRGLLKGLFFNDLEGGSSITQQLVKNTLLTDLNSARTLERKFKEAVLAYRVEKNFSKQQILAAYLNVVYWGKTERRSIVGIDQAAHAYFGKAASELNLAESVYLATLIPAPNSRYRAFEEYRPLARGLLERMVEDGVVTQAQADQAWRTPIYPAGWRIGWNEDGTVSSAALEKPERLEENLPAQLPQVAFHYLQAVERELVAQLGRQEAYASARIITGLDLDAQRAAEAAAREAELPEGATLGMAYVDPATGEVTALVGQQLGSGRPADWDNATQSRRQMGSSIKPFVYTQALAQGWKQSDTVMDSPLDGEYQPKNYDGRWLGYPVTLRYALDHSLNLPTVRLAQEVGLTNLEGKLTELGFRVQPDLGLSLSIGTLEASPLQVASAYAAFANGGLYRPPSFVRQVIDERGAVVYQRPQVPAIRVWDEQTAYLGLDMLMGVVGDLSAEQGGLATLAQIDGWPVGGKTGTTNDIRDLWFAGVVPGAAGAVWVGREDNQPLPDWAYSGTVPTPIWQRAVSGILAGREPQTFSVPAGITFATVRRVEMAFRTEDLEESGVSTQVQPQTQVTPLPTPPVAQAAPTPAPQPQPAEPAHSEEVPTAEPEESSDGAADPAPEPVQEQPATDADTSDPFALPSLPILDTVPLPDLNTVQEQAKEALDTAREAAQQQLQNQVQQQLDALPENLGESLSENLEGWQEALPSLPQATP, from the coding sequence ATGCGCCGAGTCTGGCTTTCCCGAATTTTAGGTGTCCTGGTCCTGGCCTGTTTGCTGGCCGGGGCTGGTTTTGCCGCGTTATACGTGATGTGGACCCGTGATCTCCCCAGTGTGCAGGATGTGGATTTGCTGGCTCTGGGCGGCGAAACGCGGGTTTATGACCGCAAGAACCGCTTGATCGGAGTGCTGACTCCCAGCCTCAGCAGCGGTGCGCTGATGAGCGGCGATCTGCTGGAACTCGGTGAGATCAGCCAGCCGCTGCGCAAAGCAGTGGTGTCCAGCGAAGACCGCCGTTTCAATACCCACAGCGGCCTAGACATCATCGGCATTGGGCGCGGTCTGCTCAAGGGTCTGTTTTTCAATGACCTGGAAGGTGGCAGTTCCATCACCCAGCAGCTGGTCAAAAATACCCTACTGACCGATCTGAACTCGGCGCGCACGCTAGAGCGCAAGTTCAAAGAAGCCGTGCTGGCCTACCGGGTAGAGAAGAATTTCTCCAAGCAGCAGATTCTGGCGGCCTATCTGAACGTGGTGTACTGGGGCAAGACCGAGCGGCGGTCCATCGTGGGCATTGACCAGGCGGCGCACGCCTATTTCGGCAAAGCCGCTTCCGAGTTGAACCTGGCCGAAAGTGTCTATCTGGCCACGCTGATTCCCGCACCCAACAGCCGTTACCGTGCATTTGAGGAGTACCGTCCGTTGGCCCGCGGCCTGCTGGAACGCATGGTAGAAGACGGAGTGGTCACGCAGGCCCAGGCAGATCAGGCCTGGCGTACGCCCATTTATCCAGCAGGCTGGCGGATCGGCTGGAACGAAGACGGCACCGTGAGTAGTGCGGCGCTGGAGAAACCAGAACGTCTGGAGGAAAATCTACCCGCCCAACTGCCGCAGGTGGCCTTTCACTACCTTCAGGCCGTAGAGCGTGAACTGGTTGCACAGCTGGGCCGTCAGGAGGCCTATGCCAGTGCGCGGATCATCACTGGGCTGGACCTAGATGCGCAGCGAGCTGCTGAAGCCGCTGCCCGCGAGGCCGAGCTTCCCGAAGGGGCCACCCTGGGTATGGCTTATGTAGATCCGGCTACGGGTGAGGTTACGGCCCTGGTCGGTCAGCAATTGGGCAGCGGTCGGCCCGCCGACTGGGACAATGCCACACAGTCACGCCGTCAGATGGGCAGTTCCATCAAGCCGTTCGTCTATACGCAGGCGCTGGCGCAGGGCTGGAAGCAGAGCGATACCGTGATGGATTCTCCGCTGGACGGTGAATATCAGCCCAAGAACTACGATGGCCGCTGGCTGGGTTATCCGGTCACACTGCGCTACGCCCTTGACCACTCACTGAACCTGCCCACCGTGCGGCTGGCGCAGGAAGTAGGACTGACTAACCTTGAAGGCAAACTGACCGAACTGGGCTTCCGGGTGCAGCCGGACCTGGGCCTGAGTCTCAGTATCGGCACGCTGGAGGCCAGCCCTTTGCAAGTGGCCTCGGCTTATGCGGCGTTTGCGAACGGCGGCTTGTATCGCCCGCCCAGCTTCGTGCGGCAGGTGATCGATGAACGCGGCGCCGTGGTTTATCAGCGTCCACAAGTCCCGGCCATTCGCGTCTGGGACGAACAGACGGCTTATCTGGGGCTGGATATGCTGATGGGGGTGGTGGGGGACCTGAGCGCTGAGCAGGGCGGCCTGGCTACGCTGGCCCAGATTGACGGCTGGCCGGTGGGGGGCAAAACTGGAACCACCAACGATATCCGCGACCTGTGGTTTGCGGGCGTGGTGCCGGGCGCTGCTGGAGCCGTCTGGGTGGGCCGCGAGGACAATCAGCCGCTTCCAGATTGGGCCTACAGTGGTACGGTGCCTACACCGATCTGGCAGCGGGCAGTCAGTGGGATATTGGCCGGGCGTGAGCCGCAGACTTTCTCCGTGCCAGCCGGCATTACCTTTGCCACGGTGCGGCGGGTGGAAATGGCATTCCGAACCGAAGATCTTGAGGAAAGTGGTGTCAGCACTCAGGTCCAACCCCAAACCCAGGTGACGCCCTTACCGACGCCGCCCGTAGCTCAGGCTGCCCCCACTCCCGCTCCACAACCACAGCCCGCCGAGCCGGCCCATTCTGAGGAAGTCCCCACTGCCGAACCCGAAGAGTCCAGTGATGGGGCGGCAGATCCAGCCCCTGAGCCAGTGCAGGAGCAGCCAGCGACAGACGCAGACACCAGCGATCCTTTCGCACTGCCATCCCTTCCGATTCTAGATACAGTGCCGCTGCCTGATCTGAATACGGTGCAGGAACAGGCCAAGGAAGCGCTGGACACGGCCCGCGAGGCGGCGCAGCAACAGTTGCAGAATCAAGTACAGCAGCAACTGGACGCCCTGCCAGAGAATCTGGGTGAGAGCCTCAGCGAGAACCTGGAAGGGTGGCAGGAAGCCTTGCCTTCGCTGCCTCAGGCCACCCCTTAA
- the mscL gene encoding large conductance mechanosensitive channel protein MscL, with product MLKGFRDFVMRGNVVDLAVGVVIGAAFNGLVEAFTKAFLTPLIQLVGGGDVAGAITLRAATATQEAIVLDYGSFISALISFLLTAAVLYFFVVQPMNMMNERLKRGQQAPVDEPSNEEKLLAEIRDELRRPRV from the coding sequence ATGTTAAAAGGTTTTCGTGACTTTGTAATGCGTGGCAATGTGGTTGACCTGGCCGTCGGTGTGGTTATTGGCGCTGCGTTTAATGGCCTGGTGGAGGCCTTTACTAAGGCGTTCCTAACGCCTCTGATTCAGCTGGTGGGCGGCGGCGATGTGGCTGGCGCCATCACCCTGCGTGCTGCTACGGCGACCCAGGAAGCCATCGTGCTGGATTACGGCTCCTTTATCAGTGCCCTGATCAGCTTCTTGCTGACGGCCGCCGTGCTGTATTTCTTCGTGGTCCAGCCCATGAACATGATGAACGAGCGACTCAAGCGCGGCCAGCAGGCTCCGGTAGACGAACCCAGCAACGAGGAGAAACTGCTGGCCGAAATCCGCGACGAACTGCGCCGCCCCCGCGTCTGA